The Verrucomicrobiota bacterium genome window below encodes:
- the mqnE gene encoding aminofutalosine synthase MqnE produces MIESEVANSILVPQDPLRGVAAPPTRLTEREALLLFESDDLGALSAVATRERDRRQGDRAYYVVNRHINYSNICILECAFCAFGKRRRDPGAYELTVDEIAERAAAAHEHGASEIHMVGGLHPTWKFDFYLEILRAIRAAAPRAAIKAFTAIEILHLGWIGKRSLEATLSELQSAGLGCLTGGGAEIFAPAVRNQICRGKESADEWLHVHRTAHRHGIRSTATMLFGHVESYADRVDHLRRLRDLQDETGGFLAFLPLPFKPAHRLRHLPGPTESETLKTIAVARAFLDNFPHIKAYWISFGLELAQKALRFGADDLDGTIEEERIYHMAGVDSPVQQSAPALRQAILNAGYRPVLRNAFYDELELVA; encoded by the coding sequence ATGATCGAATCAGAAGTCGCGAATTCCATTTTGGTTCCGCAAGATCCTCTCCGGGGCGTAGCTGCCCCTCCAACCCGCCTGACGGAACGCGAAGCCTTGCTCCTTTTTGAATCGGACGATCTGGGCGCCCTTTCGGCGGTAGCAACCCGGGAACGGGACCGGCGGCAGGGTGACCGCGCGTATTACGTCGTTAACAGGCACATCAATTATTCCAATATTTGTATCTTGGAATGCGCCTTCTGCGCGTTCGGTAAACGGCGGCGGGACCCTGGCGCCTACGAACTCACCGTCGATGAAATTGCGGAGCGGGCGGCGGCGGCGCATGAACACGGCGCCTCGGAAATTCACATGGTCGGCGGCCTCCATCCTACGTGGAAATTCGATTTTTATCTGGAAATTCTCCGCGCAATCCGCGCGGCGGCGCCCCGGGCCGCCATTAAGGCGTTTACCGCGATAGAGATTCTCCACCTGGGCTGGATTGGTAAAAGGTCACTCGAAGCCACCCTCAGCGAACTCCAGAGTGCCGGGCTCGGCTGCCTGACCGGAGGAGGCGCCGAGATTTTTGCCCCGGCTGTCCGTAACCAGATCTGCCGGGGTAAGGAATCGGCCGACGAATGGCTCCACGTCCACCGCACCGCCCACCGGCACGGTATACGTTCCACCGCCACGATGCTGTTCGGGCACGTGGAATCGTATGCCGACCGGGTCGATCACCTCCGGCGTTTGCGCGATCTGCAGGATGAAACCGGCGGCTTTCTGGCATTCCTGCCGCTGCCTTTCAAGCCCGCGCACCGCTTACGGCACCTGCCTGGGCCGACCGAGTCCGAAACGCTGAAAACCATCGCCGTCGCCCGCGCGTTCCTGGATAACTTCCCGCATATTAAGGCCTATTGGATCAGTTTCGGCCTGGAACTCGCGCAAAAGGCCCTCCGCTTCGGCGCTGACGACCTCGACGGCACGATTGAGGAAGAGAGGATTTATCACATGGCAGGCGTCGACTCGCCCGTGCAGCAGAGCGCCCCCGCGCTTCGCCAGGCCATCCTGAATGCAGGGTATCGCCCGGTCCTGCGCAATGCCTTCTACGACGAACTTGAGCTGGTGGCCTGA
- the nifS gene encoding cysteine desulfurase NifS, which translates to MIYFDNNATTKVDPKVLEAMLPFLQEQYGNPSSVYRLGKAAGQAVARARAQVAGLLGCEPSEILFTSCGTESDNAAISAALLADPDRKHLITSKVEHSAIIKHAEALARRGYEITWLGVDQNGLIDLQELERAIRPDTALVSLMWANNETGVLFPIAEIADICRERQTPLHTDAVQAVGKVPIDLSRLPIHFLSLSGHKLHAPKGVAALYVNRRAKFFPFLLGGGQEGKRRGGTENTASIVALGAAAELAAEHLGDENTTVRRLRDRLEMGLLETVPGIAINGHPRHRLPNTTSLAISGIDSETMLLVLDQRGICCSAGSACTSGSLEPSHVLKAMGFSTDRARGSLRFSLGRFNTPDEVTQALQIIPREVAKVRELSNGVLAV; encoded by the coding sequence ATGATTTACTTCGACAATAACGCGACTACGAAGGTTGATCCCAAGGTGCTGGAGGCCATGTTGCCCTTTCTCCAGGAGCAATACGGTAACCCGTCGAGCGTTTACCGTCTGGGCAAGGCGGCAGGTCAGGCGGTCGCTCGTGCCCGGGCCCAAGTGGCCGGGCTGCTTGGGTGCGAACCTTCCGAAATTCTATTTACAAGTTGCGGGACCGAAAGTGACAACGCCGCAATTTCTGCGGCGCTCCTGGCCGATCCTGACCGCAAGCACCTGATCACGAGCAAAGTCGAGCATAGCGCCATCATCAAGCACGCTGAGGCGCTGGCGCGACGAGGCTATGAAATCACTTGGCTTGGCGTGGATCAGAACGGCCTGATCGACCTGCAGGAACTGGAGCGCGCCATCCGGCCCGACACGGCCCTCGTTTCATTGATGTGGGCCAATAATGAAACGGGCGTCCTTTTCCCGATTGCGGAGATTGCCGACATTTGCCGGGAAAGGCAGACGCCGCTCCATACGGATGCCGTGCAAGCTGTCGGTAAAGTTCCGATCGACCTTTCGCGGCTGCCGATTCATTTCCTGTCCCTATCCGGCCATAAATTGCACGCCCCGAAGGGTGTGGCGGCGCTTTACGTGAACCGCCGTGCGAAATTTTTCCCCTTTCTTCTCGGCGGCGGTCAGGAAGGGAAACGCCGGGGCGGAACGGAGAACACTGCGTCGATTGTGGCTTTGGGAGCGGCGGCCGAGCTCGCGGCCGAGCATCTCGGTGACGAAAACACGACGGTTCGCCGTCTGCGTGACCGTCTGGAAATGGGGCTGCTGGAAACCGTTCCGGGGATTGCGATCAACGGGCATCCTCGCCACCGGCTCCCCAACACGACGAGTTTAGCCATTTCGGGCATCGACTCTGAGACCATGCTGCTGGTGTTGGACCAGCGTGGCATCTGTTGCTCGGCCGGTTCGGCGTGCACCTCCGGTTCCCTTGAACCGTCGCACGTGCTGAAGGCAATGGGTTTCAGTACCGACCGGGCCCGGGGCAGTTTGCGATTTTCGCTCGGACGATTCAACACACCTGACGAGGTGACTCAGGCGTTGCAGATCATCCCCCGTGAGGTTGCCAAGGTGCGCGAACTCAGCAACGGCGTTTTGGCGGTCTGA
- a CDS encoding protein kinase translates to MAEIDRFQHYQVLKHPDGSLWELGRGAMGVTYKAFDTSLRSEVALKVISAPYLNSEMARQRFLREARAAAQLRHPNVATVFHLGETDGTFFYAMEFVDGETVERRVQRDGPLRVDMALRIARQVARALIAADRQHLVHRDIKPANLMVVRDDDDDHLLVKVIDFGLAKSMVPTTDQSMTVTLGGFVGTPHFASPEQLQERPIDIRSDLYSLGASLWYMLSGRPPFQGSLASVIHQHLGQPLPLEVLAKLPPRVAELLKVMLAKRPEERIQTPADVKQRLDDLISELRGLSPTLVIAPHPGAGAGTGSSSAFATGQVIRGRYQLLGHAPNDRTLFKAKDLHANRIVGLRPLSPGIHHDPARLEAVQQEVQRVRAVYHPNVLPVYGLETHEGGVMLVSQWVAGFSLQELLRVRRELSWEESERLLRPVSTLLDFLADRQLSFHALQLRGILVEAAEAEESQTTLLRTSVAEWPAFTIKVDPLSVATLDEVRMVEPTQTLVELPTGEIAPRPVHQLARLGYELLGGVRVPSSPGAGLPRFTPLANLTELGNSVLRQGLNEPEKFPSALDFLSELAGAQSRMPPSVRPASTAVGTAAAAGKEGPHPEKEPASPAPANEEAALDLRSTATGRLLQLVTALITLLLIGALATLVLTNWRERKPAVVGSEPVARQGAVSVNTKPEGATVKVDGQTLGKTPLIAAPLPSGQQVLVLELPGYHSRPVQALIKEGAVNNLGILPLVYEAGQITVKTDPPGVGFELVGPDGKVTVGNAPATIDNLPVGHYVVHLHRPGFGGTVDQEVNVSAGAPAIVGRAFYGANVTLKSDPEGATIYLGDRELGKTPATVILPGDSVELVSRLGALTPVSQIVKPDPNGSTVVEFKHPYGIVLVTSDRPDAEVNIDGAKLGKPPLQGILPPGRHTVTVRAEGAPEQTRVTDVEDAIKVPLAFTFKPVAETAEVQPDARPPRPVKAGVAEPAPALPAAPAATPPVSKTRAEAGMEEERRPVRRAAPVYHNEEDFNRARDRAYDHFDAEWEARKKSLEREKDYYDWQIDHSSGSAQEHWKARKDDAERRRDHLDDEKDAAKRDLKRRWNDD, encoded by the coding sequence ATGGCCGAGATTGACCGTTTCCAACACTATCAGGTTCTCAAGCATCCGGATGGCAGCCTCTGGGAGCTTGGCCGCGGGGCCATGGGCGTCACGTATAAGGCATTCGATACCAGCCTGCGCAGTGAGGTAGCCCTTAAAGTTATCAGCGCGCCGTACCTCAACAGTGAAATGGCCCGGCAGCGTTTCCTGCGAGAGGCGCGGGCTGCCGCCCAGCTCCGGCATCCGAACGTCGCGACGGTGTTTCACCTGGGGGAGACCGACGGCACGTTTTTCTATGCCATGGAGTTCGTGGACGGCGAAACGGTGGAGCGCCGGGTCCAGCGGGACGGGCCGTTGCGGGTCGACATGGCGCTGAGGATTGCCCGGCAGGTGGCGCGCGCCCTGATCGCCGCCGACCGCCAGCACCTGGTCCACCGTGACATCAAACCGGCTAACCTCATGGTCGTCCGGGATGATGACGACGATCACCTTCTGGTCAAAGTGATCGATTTCGGTCTGGCCAAATCGATGGTCCCGACCACCGACCAGTCCATGACGGTCACGCTGGGAGGCTTCGTCGGCACGCCCCACTTTGCCAGTCCGGAACAGCTCCAGGAACGGCCGATCGACATTCGTTCGGATCTCTATTCACTGGGCGCCTCGCTCTGGTACATGCTCAGCGGGCGCCCGCCGTTCCAGGGCTCGCTGGCCAGCGTCATCCACCAGCACCTTGGCCAGCCGCTGCCGCTGGAGGTGCTGGCCAAACTGCCGCCGCGAGTGGCGGAGCTGCTGAAGGTCATGCTGGCGAAACGGCCGGAGGAACGGATCCAGACCCCGGCCGATGTTAAGCAGCGCCTGGACGACCTGATTTCCGAACTGCGCGGGTTGAGCCCGACCCTCGTAATCGCACCTCACCCGGGAGCGGGTGCGGGGACCGGCAGTTCGTCGGCATTTGCGACCGGCCAGGTCATCCGGGGCCGGTACCAGTTGCTTGGTCACGCCCCCAACGATCGCACCCTGTTCAAGGCCAAAGACTTACACGCGAACCGGATCGTAGGGCTCCGGCCGTTGTCGCCCGGCATTCACCATGATCCGGCGCGCCTGGAAGCGGTTCAGCAGGAAGTGCAGCGTGTAAGGGCGGTCTATCATCCAAACGTGCTGCCGGTCTACGGCCTCGAGACCCACGAGGGCGGCGTAATGCTCGTGAGCCAGTGGGTGGCCGGTTTTTCTTTGCAGGAACTACTCCGGGTCCGGCGCGAACTTTCGTGGGAGGAAAGCGAGCGGCTGCTGCGCCCGGTTTCCACCCTCCTGGATTTCCTGGCCGACCGCCAGCTCTCGTTTCACGCGTTGCAACTGCGCGGCATCCTGGTTGAAGCGGCCGAGGCGGAGGAATCCCAAACGACGCTTCTCCGGACCAGCGTTGCCGAATGGCCTGCGTTCACGATCAAGGTTGACCCGCTCAGCGTCGCGACCCTGGACGAGGTCCGCATGGTTGAGCCGACCCAGACGTTGGTTGAGCTTCCCACCGGCGAGATCGCGCCCCGCCCGGTGCATCAATTGGCCCGGCTGGGCTATGAACTGCTCGGGGGCGTGCGCGTACCGTCGAGCCCGGGTGCCGGCCTGCCGCGGTTTACTCCCTTGGCTAACCTGACCGAACTGGGTAACAGCGTGCTGCGCCAGGGCCTGAACGAACCGGAAAAATTTCCCTCGGCGCTCGATTTCCTTTCCGAACTTGCCGGAGCGCAATCCCGGATGCCGCCGAGCGTCCGCCCTGCCTCGACCGCCGTGGGAACCGCCGCGGCGGCCGGTAAAGAGGGGCCGCATCCCGAGAAGGAACCGGCGTCACCGGCGCCGGCGAATGAAGAAGCCGCCTTGGACCTGCGATCGACGGCTACCGGACGGTTGCTCCAGCTTGTGACCGCTCTGATCACCCTGCTGCTGATCGGGGCATTGGCTACGCTCGTGTTGACCAATTGGAGGGAGCGCAAACCCGCCGTCGTCGGCAGCGAACCGGTGGCGCGCCAAGGGGCGGTCTCGGTAAATACGAAACCGGAAGGCGCCACGGTGAAGGTCGATGGCCAAACGCTCGGCAAAACGCCATTGATCGCCGCACCGCTGCCAAGCGGCCAGCAAGTCCTGGTGCTCGAGTTGCCGGGCTATCATTCCCGGCCGGTACAGGCCCTGATCAAGGAGGGCGCCGTCAATAACCTCGGTATACTTCCCCTGGTGTATGAAGCCGGACAAATAACCGTGAAAACAGATCCGCCAGGGGTCGGTTTTGAGCTTGTCGGGCCCGACGGAAAGGTCACGGTTGGAAATGCGCCGGCCACGATCGACAACCTGCCGGTAGGCCATTACGTCGTCCACTTGCACCGGCCCGGCTTCGGCGGGACCGTCGATCAGGAAGTCAATGTGAGCGCCGGCGCCCCGGCAATCGTGGGGCGCGCGTTTTATGGCGCGAACGTCACGCTTAAAAGTGATCCGGAAGGAGCCACGATTTACCTGGGTGATCGTGAGTTGGGCAAGACGCCGGCCACGGTCATCCTGCCCGGGGACAGCGTGGAATTGGTATCCAGGTTAGGAGCGCTCACCCCGGTCAGCCAGATCGTGAAACCGGATCCGAACGGTTCGACGGTGGTCGAATTCAAACACCCGTACGGGATTGTGCTTGTAACCAGCGACCGTCCGGACGCCGAGGTAAATATCGACGGGGCGAAGCTGGGCAAGCCGCCCCTGCAGGGAATTTTGCCTCCCGGACGCCATACGGTCACGGTCCGTGCCGAAGGCGCTCCGGAACAGACGCGGGTGACCGATGTCGAAGACGCCATCAAGGTGCCCCTGGCATTTACTTTCAAGCCGGTGGCCGAGACCGCAGAGGTGCAACCGGATGCGCGCCCGCCTCGTCCGGTAAAGGCCGGCGTCGCCGAACCAGCCCCAGCCCTTCCAGCAGCCCCGGCCGCGACACCGCCGGTATCGAAGACGCGGGCGGAGGCCGGAATGGAAGAAGAACGCCGGCCCGTGCGCCGGGCGGCCCCGGTGTACCACAATGAAGAAGACTTCAACCGGGCCCGGGATCGGGCCTACGACCATTTCGATGCTGAGTGGGAGGCCCGCAAAAAGTCGCTCGAACGGGAGAAAGACTATTACGATTGGCAAATCGATCATTCGTCGGGCAGCGCCCAGGAGCATTGGAAGGCCAGGAAGGACGACGCGGAGCGGCGGCGCGACCACCTCGATGATGAGAAGGATGCCGCCAAACGTGACCTGAAGCGCCGCTGGAACGATGATTAA
- a CDS encoding M42 family metallopeptidase, with the protein MNSDAKHFLFQLLNTPSPSGFEVEGQKVWLRFVSRFADAVENDAYGNAWAVRNGTNPSFKIMLEAHADEIGFMIQNISEEGFLYVTRTGGSDRAIARGKRVQILGDQGPVRGVIGNTAVHLRDSENEKVPQLHELFIDIGARNRGEVDSRGIRVGHPVVYVDTAEELTPGRMVGRAIDNRIGSFILAQVLANLAARDHRPVATVQALNAVQEEIGSHGIKMAAYRLRPDVAIVLDVTHATDSPGIDRNKHGGTKLGGGPSITHGTANHPQVVQRLIQTAQKASIPLQHEASSRSTGTDTDQLYLTRGGIPSALVSIPLRYMHSTVEMVDLADVERCILLLTNFVESVEGAAVFKHDLLA; encoded by the coding sequence ATGAACAGCGACGCTAAACATTTCCTTTTTCAGCTGCTGAACACCCCCAGCCCGTCCGGGTTCGAAGTGGAGGGCCAAAAGGTGTGGCTCAGATTCGTAAGCCGGTTTGCCGACGCGGTGGAAAACGACGCGTACGGGAACGCCTGGGCCGTGCGAAACGGCACGAACCCATCCTTTAAAATCATGCTGGAGGCGCACGCGGACGAGATCGGATTCATGATCCAGAACATTTCTGAGGAAGGTTTCCTTTACGTAACGCGCACGGGCGGCAGCGACCGGGCGATCGCGCGCGGCAAGCGGGTTCAGATCCTCGGGGACCAAGGTCCGGTGCGGGGAGTAATCGGCAATACCGCCGTGCATCTCCGCGACAGTGAAAACGAAAAGGTGCCGCAACTGCACGAATTGTTCATCGACATCGGGGCGCGAAACCGCGGCGAGGTTGACAGCCGCGGCATCCGGGTCGGACACCCGGTGGTATACGTCGACACGGCCGAAGAACTCACGCCGGGCCGAATGGTCGGGCGTGCGATTGACAACCGGATCGGAAGTTTCATTCTGGCCCAGGTCCTGGCGAATCTCGCGGCCAGGGACCACCGTCCGGTGGCGACCGTCCAGGCGCTCAACGCGGTACAGGAAGAAATCGGCAGCCACGGCATCAAAATGGCGGCATACCGGCTCCGGCCGGACGTGGCGATCGTGCTCGATGTGACCCACGCGACGGATTCACCGGGCATTGACCGGAACAAACACGGCGGCACCAAATTGGGCGGCGGCCCATCGATCACTCACGGCACGGCCAACCATCCCCAAGTTGTCCAGCGCCTTATCCAGACCGCGCAGAAGGCGTCTATCCCGCTCCAGCATGAGGCTTCCTCGCGCAGCACCGGCACCGACACCGACCAACTCTACCTGACGCGCGGCGGCATCCCGAGCGCGCTGGTGTCGATCCCGTTACGCTACATGCATTCCACGGTGGAAATGGTGGACCTTGCCGACGTGGAACGCTGCATTCTGCTGCTGACTAACTTTGTTGAAAGTGTTGAAGGGGCGGCCGTCTTCAAACACGACCTGCTCGCCTGA
- a CDS encoding DUF983 domain-containing protein encodes MSSRAHGFPPPPPEYSWSRFVWMMGNALRWKCPTCGQRPLFVPWYRVRSLQDWFMPLDGCPHCGYPFDREPGYFLLSIFAINYGVGSLVGLSIYLILDFWVKLPIEWTLLLIVVPMPLFNFWFSRHSKALFIAFDLFFDPHQRDDDDGDQRADPTRKPPNPPVFEPVNR; translated from the coding sequence ATGAGCTCGCGCGCTCACGGTTTCCCTCCGCCTCCGCCCGAGTATTCCTGGAGCCGTTTTGTCTGGATGATGGGCAATGCGCTGCGTTGGAAATGTCCGACCTGCGGCCAACGGCCTCTATTCGTGCCGTGGTACCGCGTCCGCAGCCTGCAGGATTGGTTTATGCCGCTCGACGGTTGTCCCCATTGCGGTTACCCCTTCGACCGCGAGCCCGGTTATTTTCTCCTCTCGATTTTTGCCATCAATTACGGGGTGGGCTCGCTGGTTGGGCTGAGCATTTACCTGATCCTGGATTTCTGGGTGAAGCTGCCCATCGAGTGGACGCTCCTGCTCATCGTGGTGCCCATGCCCCTTTTCAATTTCTGGTTTTCCCGGCATTCAAAGGCGCTGTTTATCGCTTTCGACCTCTTTTTTGACCCCCATCAGCGCGACGACGACGATGGCGACCAGCGCGCCGACCCGACCCGCAAGCCGCCGAATCCGCCGGTGTTTGAGCCGGTCAACCGTTGA
- the mntR gene encoding transcriptional regulator MntR, producing MPSKPAADAVRSSAVEDYLERILDLINTKGYARVADIAQGLKISQASVTNMVQRLDAEGLLKYEKYRGLVLTTAGETLARNIMRRHHLLTDFLRMLGVDEPVIYRDVEGMEHHISPQTLHAIEALVEELKSQPKLLSRIRPHAHGN from the coding sequence ATGCCTAGCAAGCCGGCTGCCGACGCCGTCCGCTCGTCCGCCGTTGAGGATTATTTGGAGCGGATTCTGGATCTGATAAATACCAAGGGGTATGCGCGAGTGGCGGACATCGCCCAGGGATTAAAGATCTCGCAAGCCAGCGTTACGAACATGGTTCAGCGGCTCGATGCCGAGGGCTTGCTTAAATATGAAAAGTACCGCGGCCTGGTGCTGACCACCGCCGGCGAGACGCTCGCCCGAAACATCATGCGCCGGCATCACTTGCTGACTGATTTTCTGCGGATGCTTGGCGTTGACGAGCCGGTTATTTATCGTGATGTCGAAGGAATGGAACACCACATCAGCCCCCAGACGTTACATGCCATCGAGGCGTTAGTTGAAGAGCTAAAATCGCAACCCAAACTCCTCAGCCGTATCCGCCCTCACGCTCATGGCAATTGA
- a CDS encoding lipid-A-disaccharide synthase N-terminal domain-containing protein — translation MNWCASFLAFIQLHPWKIVGLSGSIIFGLRFFLQWIASERARKSIIPVGFWECSLLGSVLTFSYFAFYRHDSVGVLITVLPMPLYARNLYFKYRELAHHRNERTTPVESVETMVER, via the coding sequence ATGAATTGGTGCGCGAGCTTCCTCGCCTTTATACAGCTGCATCCATGGAAAATCGTCGGCCTGAGCGGAAGCATTATCTTCGGCTTACGATTCTTTCTGCAGTGGATCGCGTCGGAACGGGCGCGCAAGAGCATCATCCCGGTCGGATTCTGGGAATGCAGCCTGCTCGGCAGCGTTTTGACCTTCAGCTACTTTGCCTTTTACCGGCATGACTCGGTGGGTGTTTTAATTACCGTGCTGCCGATGCCGCTCTACGCGCGCAACTTGTATTTCAAATACCGGGAACTGGCTCACCACCGGAATGAGCGGACTACCCCGGTGGAATCGGTCGAAACCATGGTGGAACGCTAA
- a CDS encoding SAM-dependent methyltransferase — translation MRFDRFMQLALYDPEAGYYTAHVARVGREGDFSTSATLSDALGYAIAAWAKAEAAGLRFRRPQLIESGAGDGSLARAVLRRLGWRARLGFSYHIVEISTKLREVQRERLRGHGVSWHPDVKTAVEAADGEALLFSNEFVDAFPCRRFVRGDDGWRELFFCHENGMWDERSFEAADLPDSSALNGWTTPPTKGQRVEVHESYGRWLRGLGQSLGRGSLLTVDYGGSAREVYRRRPDGTLRAYVHHQRLTGLDVYRRPGHQDLTADVNFDDLKRWGAAAGLVPVACVTQQQFLLTWAPQRGKDKIRDFLADPEGAGSAFKVLHQRKDCGSKG, via the coding sequence TTGAGATTCGACCGCTTCATGCAGCTTGCGCTGTACGATCCGGAAGCGGGTTACTACACCGCGCACGTGGCCAGGGTAGGGCGCGAAGGAGACTTCAGCACATCGGCGACCTTGAGCGACGCGCTCGGGTATGCCATCGCCGCCTGGGCCAAGGCGGAAGCTGCCGGTTTACGTTTCCGCCGCCCTCAACTCATCGAATCAGGCGCGGGCGACGGCTCCCTGGCCCGAGCCGTCCTGCGCCGGTTGGGCTGGCGGGCTCGACTCGGTTTCAGTTATCACATCGTCGAAATCTCAACGAAGTTGCGGGAAGTTCAGCGCGAACGCCTCCGAGGGCACGGCGTGTCCTGGCATCCTGACGTGAAAACCGCCGTCGAGGCTGCGGACGGCGAGGCTTTGCTTTTCTCAAACGAATTTGTGGATGCCTTCCCGTGCCGGCGGTTTGTCCGTGGGGACGATGGCTGGCGAGAACTTTTTTTCTGCCACGAAAACGGGATGTGGGATGAACGGTCGTTTGAGGCGGCCGATCTGCCCGATAGCTCCGCCCTGAATGGGTGGACGACTCCCCCGACTAAGGGGCAAAGGGTCGAAGTGCATGAAAGTTATGGACGCTGGCTGAGGGGCCTTGGGCAATCGCTGGGGCGTGGATCGCTCCTGACCGTCGACTATGGCGGTTCGGCGCGCGAGGTGTATCGCCGGCGCCCCGACGGCACCCTTCGCGCCTACGTCCATCACCAACGCCTGACCGGGCTGGATGTTTACCGTCGTCCGGGTCATCAGGACCTCACGGCCGACGTGAACTTTGACGACCTGAAACGCTGGGGCGCAGCCGCGGGTCTGGTCCCGGTCGCGTGCGTAACCCAGCAACAGTTTCTCCTCACCTGGGCACCTCAGCGCGGTAAGGATAAAATACGGGATTTCCTGGCTGATCCGGAAGGGGCCGGTTCCGCCTTCAAGGTGCTGCACCAGAGGAAAGATTGCGGATCGAAGGGATAG
- a CDS encoding beta-ketoacyl-[acyl-carrier-protein] synthase family protein, translated as MVAVKRKRRVFVTGMGVVSPLGPNVPETERALLAGKDAVSEVTLFDVSRTRCKTAGQVEGAWLSEAVPRSRKANRLHRSARMVTLALREALNGAGAAVRPERLVIATSSGGMSNGETYYRETLRSGSRRRFAEYVANYTPQKPVLDALEAVGLRLPVQILTNACSSGANAVGHAFELVRSGLCGCVLCGGYDPLAELVFVGFDSLQASTPEMIRPFDRGRTGLVLGEGAAVLVLEDETSALARGAEPLAELVGYGAATDTFHLTQPDPSGIGIKLAMERALDTAGVDPGEIGYINCHGTATALNDATEGAAISALFPHRVAASSTKSMMGHALGGAGAIEAAVCVLALRGQFLPPNLHFREPDPGWTFEVVANEARPAAVEYALSNSIGFGGVNASLLFRR; from the coding sequence ATGGTTGCCGTAAAGCGTAAGCGCAGGGTGTTCGTAACCGGCATGGGTGTGGTTAGCCCGCTTGGTCCGAATGTTCCTGAGACCGAGCGAGCGCTCCTGGCCGGCAAGGATGCCGTGTCCGAGGTGACGCTCTTCGACGTTTCAAGGACGCGCTGCAAGACTGCCGGTCAGGTCGAGGGTGCTTGGTTGTCGGAGGCTGTGCCGCGTTCGCGTAAGGCAAACCGTCTGCACCGGAGCGCGCGCATGGTCACGCTGGCCTTGCGCGAGGCGCTCAACGGGGCGGGCGCCGCTGTGCGGCCTGAACGGCTGGTGATCGCCACCTCCAGCGGCGGTATGTCGAACGGCGAAACCTACTATCGCGAGACGCTCCGGTCAGGTTCCCGGCGGCGCTTTGCCGAGTACGTGGCAAATTACACGCCGCAAAAGCCGGTCCTGGACGCTCTGGAGGCCGTCGGATTGCGCCTGCCCGTCCAGATCCTGACCAACGCCTGCTCTTCAGGTGCAAATGCCGTCGGCCACGCCTTCGAACTGGTCCGCAGCGGCCTGTGCGGTTGTGTGCTTTGCGGCGGCTATGACCCTTTGGCTGAACTCGTCTTTGTCGGTTTTGATTCCTTACAGGCGTCCACGCCGGAAATGATCCGGCCGTTTGACCGTGGCCGGACCGGGCTTGTGCTGGGTGAAGGCGCCGCCGTGCTCGTCCTGGAAGATGAAACGAGCGCCCTCGCACGCGGGGCTGAGCCATTGGCGGAGCTGGTCGGGTACGGCGCGGCCACCGACACTTTTCACCTTACCCAGCCGGACCCTTCCGGTATCGGCATAAAACTTGCCATGGAACGGGCACTGGACACGGCCGGGGTTGATCCTGGCGAGATTGGCTACATCAACTGCCACGGTACGGCGACGGCCTTGAATGACGCTACGGAAGGTGCCGCGATCTCGGCCCTGTTTCCGCATCGGGTAGCGGCAAGCTCGACCAAGTCCATGATGGGCCACGCCCTTGGCGGGGCCGGCGCCATTGAAGCCGCCGTCTGCGTACTGGCTTTGCGCGGGCAATTCCTGCCGCCGAACCTCCACTTCCGGGAGCCGGACCCGGGCTGGACCTTTGAGGTGGTTGCAAACGAGGCGCGTCCTGCCGCGGTGGAGTATGCCCTTTCCAACTCGATCGGGTTTGGCGGGGTTAACGCCTCTCTGCTTTTTCGTCGATGA